A single Mangifera indica cultivar Alphonso chromosome 20, CATAS_Mindica_2.1, whole genome shotgun sequence DNA region contains:
- the LOC123204597 gene encoding ankyrin repeat-containing protein BDA1-like yields MDERLQNAAMEGNVDALYLVVAEDPYVLERIDQVPFVTTPLHTAAREGMTYFAKEILNLRPSFAWKRDHIGRSPLHLALEGKHLQERLSPHDLNLEGKYQEVVTWLIKHDSGLVHVKARGMVTPLHYAAQLDDESNLTDFLYVCPLSVEDLTVRSETAVHLALINGSLKAFKVLLGWLQYVNKEEILNWEDEEGNNALHTAVSANQPEAVKLLIGCMKVNKKNGKGLTALDIFNDRQGQDLVDAAVGDILLAAKAKSASQLHCPSLRGSEEASLFENSSRGLSFSARILKSFGLGYRSVDKVPLEVRNVLLVVAILIATATYQAALSPRGGFWQEDSNLQPPATISAISNTTASTIYNTKPFDHLAGNMILGSLGQLLFLTFNSSAFFTSLCLIATLVTGLPFYRIIIRLISLMVFSYYVSILETFDYNERTSVGPLLLIFLLVSFLAAYYITVFLNYQQLKLTWHGRRRNLCLGSFEQPKM; encoded by the exons ATGGATGAGAGGTTGCAGAATGCTGCCATGGAAGGAAATGTGGATGCATTATATTTAGTGGTTGCAGAGGATCCTTATGTTTTGGAGCGTATTGATCAAGTACCATTTGTGACTACTCCCTTACACACAGCTGCAAGGGAGGGAATGACCTATTTTGCCAAGGAAATACTAAACTTAAGGCCTTCATTTGCTTGGAAGCGAGATCATATTGGGCGTAGCCCTCTCCATTTGGCTTTGGAGGGGAAGCACTTGCAGGAACGGCTTAGTCCTCATGATTTGAATTTGGAGGGGAAGTACCAGGAAGTTGTTACGTGGTTGATAAAACATGACAGTGGGCTTGTCCATGTTAAAGCAAGGGGGATGGTTACTCCTTTGCATTATGCAGCTCAACTAGACGATGAATCCAATTTGACAgactttttgtatgtttgtccaTTATCAGTCGAAGATTTGACTGTTAGATCTGAAACTGCTGTCCATCTCGCCCTCATAAACGGGAGTTTGAAAGCCTTTAAAGTCCTGTTAGGATGGCTCCAATACGTCAACAAAGAGGAGATCCTGAACTGGGAGGATGAAGAAGGAAACAATGCATTGCATACTGCAGTTTCTGCAAATCAACCAGAG GCGGTGAAACTGTTGATTGGATGTATGAAAGTGAATAAAAAGAACGGTAAAGGTTTAACAGCTTTGGACATCTTCAATGATCGCCAAGGTCAAGATTTGGTAGATGCAGCAGTTGGGGACATTCTACTTGCTGCTAAAGCTAAAAGTGCATCTCAACTCCATTGTCCGTCTTTAAGAGGTTCAGAAGAAGCTTCACTATTTGAGAACTCTTCCAGGGGCTTATCATTTTCTGCAAGAATTCTGAAAAGCTTTGGTCTGGGTTACCGAAGCGTTGATAAAGTTCCACTTGAAGTCCGAAATGTTCTACTTGTGGTGGCTATATTGATAGCCACAGCCACCTATCAAGCTGCATTAAGCCCTCGTGGAGGATTTTGGCAAGAGGACAGCAATCTGCAGCCTCCAGCCACCATCAGCGCTATCAGTAACACGACGGCCAGTACCATCTATAATACAAAGCCTTTTGATCACCTTGCAGGGAACATGATTCTGGGGTCTTTAGgccaattattatttttgacatttaattCTTCAGCCTTTTTTACGTCTTTGTGCTTAATTGCCACCCTCGTGACTGGGCTCCCATTTTACAGAATCATTATCCGATTGATATCTTTGATGGTATTTTCGTATTATGTTTCTATTCTTGAAACTTTTGACTACAACGAAAGGACCTCTGTAGGGCCTTTGCTTCTCATTTTTCTGCTTGTAAGTTTTCTTGCAGCATATTATATTACagtatttttaaattaccaaCAACTGAAGCTCACATGGCATGGCCGCCGGAGGAACCTATGTCTGGGAAGCTTTGAACAACCCAAGATGTGA
- the LOC123204598 gene encoding ankyrin repeat-containing protein BDA1-like, with translation MDEKLQNAAMEGDVEALFSILEEDPNVLERIDQVSFVTTPLHTAAREGKIHFAKEILNLKPSFAWKRDHLGRSPLHLALEGKHQQKELSPRDLDLEEKYQELVTWLIKHDSEVVRVKAKGMVTPLHYAAQLDDESSVADFLYVCPLSIEDLTVKSETVVHVAVKKGSLKAFKVLLGWLRRFNKEEILKWKDEEGNNPLHTAVSADQPEMVKLLIGYLKVNIKNSKGLTALDIFYLRQCQGLVDAAVGNILLAAKAETASQLHLPSLRDSKKTLLAEYFSGGLTCSEKILKGFSQGYQRVDQVPLEVRNVLLVVAILIATATYQAALSPPGGYWQDDGNLQPAANNTGISNTTSTIFNTEQHAAGKMIRQSFRQFSFFTFNSLAFFTSLRIISILVADLPLFNFSFLMTNWMEASYLFSILETIGDSAALFLFFLFVCWQATYWIPVFLTGQHSELTRHGRRKNLRLGSFEQPKMGNQL, from the exons ATGGATGAGAAATTGCAGAATGCTGCCATGGAAGGAGATGTGGAAGCATTATTTTCAATACTTGAAGAGG ATCCCAACGTTTTAGAGCGTATTGATCAAGTATCATTTGTGACTACTCCCTTGCATACAGCTGCAAGGGAGGGAAAGATCCATTTCGCCAAGGAGATACTAAACTTAAAGCCTTCATTCGCTTGGAAGCGAGACCATCTTGGGCGTAGCCCCCTCCACTTGGCTTTGGAGGGAAAACACCAGCAGAAAGAGCTTAGTCCCCGTGATTTGGATTTGGAAGAGAAGTACCAGGAACTTGTAACATGGTTGATAAAACATGACAGTGAGGTTGTCCGTGTTAAAGCAAAGGGGATGGTTACTCCTCTGCACTATGCAGCTCAACTAGACGATGAATCCAGTGTGGCCgactttttgtatgtttgtccaTTATCAATCGAAGACTTGACTGTTAAATCTGAAACTGTTGTACATGTGGCTGTAAAAAAGGGGAGTTTGAAAGCCTTTAAAGTCTTGTTAGGATGGCTTCGACGCTTCAACAAAGAGGAGATCCTGAAGTGGAAGGACGAGGAAGGAAACAATCCATTGCATACTGCAGTGTCTGCAGATCAACCTGAG ATGGTGAAGCTGTTGATTGGATATCTGAAAGTGAATATAAAGAACAGTAAAGGTTTGACAGCTTTGGACATCTTCTACCTTCGCCAATGTCAAGGTTTGGTAGATGCAGCTGTTGGTAACATTCTACTTGCTGCTAAAGCTGAAACTGCATCTCAACTCCATCTTCCGTCTTTAAGAGATTCGAAAAAAACTTTACTAGCCGAGTACTTTTCTGGTGGCTTAACGTGTTCAGAAAAAATTCTGAAAGGATTCTCGCAGGGTTACCAAAGAGTTGATCAAGTTCCTCTTGAAGTCCGGAACGTACTGCTTGTGGTGGCTATATTGATAGCCACAGCCACCTATCAAGCAGCATTAAGCCCCCCCGGAGGATATTGGCAAGATGACGGCAATCTGCAGCCTGCAGCCAACAACACTGGTATCAGTAACACCACCAGCACCATCTTTAATACAGAACAACATGCTGCAGGGAAGATGATTCGGCAGTCTTTCCgacaattttcattttttacatttaattctttggccttttttacGTCTTTGCGCATTATTTCCATTCTTGTAGCTGACCTCCCATTGTTCAATTTCAGTTTCCTTATGACAAATTGGATGGAAGCTTCTTATTTGTTTTCTATTCTTGAAACTATAGGCGACAGCGCAGccttgtttctcttttttctgtttGTATGTTGGCAGGCAACATATTGGATCCCAGTTTTCTTAACTGGCCAACATTCGGAGCTCACACGGCATGGCCGCCGGAAGAACCTGCGTTTGGGAAGCTTTGAACAACCGAAGATGGGAAATCAGCTGTAA